A stretch of the Rosa rugosa chromosome 5, drRosRugo1.1, whole genome shotgun sequence genome encodes the following:
- the LOC133708908 gene encoding uncharacterized protein LOC133708908, which yields MQFVPNDEVLREITAQGRKKYSFFDRLHGWKMECRLRLNGVRQFDKYFTHVQSKIVTRSIPEVVRFILYEVSPKQMREANSKRKSIDFWEPANESPKNILKDEYPSMSSEGAAGDFEEEEESYVQMFLRVAWSNLMNGTAEEVPLLSEWEKFKAAKKKARTTPCKPEVGTSNLDAEAVETANALMGLADDEMNDEGL from the exons ATGCAGTTTGTGCCTAATGATGAAGTGCTTAGGGAAATTACTGCTCAAGGTaggaaaaaatatagtttctttGACAGACTCCATGGATGGAAAATGGAGTGTAGATTAAGACTGAATGGCGTTCGACAATTCGATAAG TATTTCACACATGTTCAATCGAAGATTGTGACGAGATCAATTCCTGAAGTTGTGAGGTTTATCCTTTATGAGGTGAGCCCTAAACAAATGAGGGAAGCCAATAGCAAACGTAAATCGATAGATTTTTGG GAGCCAGCTAATGAGAGCcctaaaaatatattaaaggaTGAATACCCAAGTATGTCATCTGAAGGCGCTGCtggtgattttgaagaagaggaggagtcGTACGTGCAGATGTTTCTTCGCGTAGCCTGGAGTAACCTGATGAACGGCACTGCAGAGGAGGTGCCATTGTTAAGTG AATGGGAAAAATTCAAGGCTGCAAAAAAGAAGGCCAGAACTACACCTTGCAAACCAGAGGTTGGTACATCCAACTTGGATGCTGAAGCTGTAGAGACAGCAAACGCCTTGATGGGACTAGCTGACGATGAAATGAATGATGAAGGCTTGTAA
- the LOC133711868 gene encoding uncharacterized protein LOC133711868, which produces MVPAKVQICEWRACQNILRTRERLLTKGYDGETNCLLCSATLEDTTHIFFKCPIAKEIFSAPPFNLQSMAMPNMIFKEWMLEAALVLKPETFEKLLMLIWSLWKNRNTTLWENNSKPASVLLCSSLAWLEDFQKSRATSSAPKKVEKNHWQPTNGSRVKINVDGAFLLSQMHGGAGGIARDPTGQFMAAIAHHLPHVNSTKQAELLAIRLEMAIQLQLSSVNIEADCLAAVQAIMHQQSDYSEFAAIIADIHDLQM; this is translated from the coding sequence ATGGTGCCTGCCAAGGTCCAAATATGTGAGTGGAGGGCCTGCCAAAACATCCTACGCACCAGAGAGCGTTTACTCACCAAGGGCTATGATGGTGAAACGAATTGTCTACTGTGCTCTGCTACACTAGAAGACACAACTCACATCTTCTTTAAGTGTCCGATTGCAAAAGAAATTTTCTCTGCTCCCCCGTTTAATTTACAATCTATGGCTATGCCAAATATGATTTTTAAGGAATGGATGCTAGAAGCTGCACTTGTACTCAAACCAGAGACATTTGAAAAGCTATTAATGCTAATCTGGTCTCTCTGGAAAAATCGGAACACTACTCTGTGGGAGAATAATTCAAAACCAGCATCGGTTCTTTTGTGCAGCTCCTTGGCTTGGTTGGAAGATTTCCAGAAATCTAGAGCTACTTCTTCAGCACCGAAGAAAGTAGAAAAAAACCACTGGCAGCCAACTAATGGGAGCAGAGTGAAAATAAATGTAGATGGTGCGTTCTTACTATCGCAGATGCATGGGGGTGCTGGAGGTATTGCTCGAGACCCAACCGGGCAATTCATGGCTGCTATTGCTCACCATCTACCTCATGTGAACTCTACTAAACAGGCAGAACTGCTTGCTATCCGACTTGAGATGGCAATCCAACTACAGCTGTCCTCTGTCAATATTGAAGCAGATTGCCTTGCTGCTGTCCAAGCAATCATGCACCAACAATCTGATTATTCAGAGTTTGCAGCCATTATTGCTGACATCCATGACCTCCAGATGTAG